A region from the uncultured Holophaga sp. genome encodes:
- a CDS encoding NADH-ubiquinone oxidoreductase-F iron-sulfur binding region domain-containing protein: MSPISTYSSAVPEAGLKRALGMGRPDIIHELNQSGLKGRGGAGFPVGSKWNFAASAQSIRKYIICNADEGEPGTFKDRVILQEHAHLVFEGMTIAARAVGAREGILFLRGEYTDLKEHLEGILALRREQKLLGRDIQGSGLDFDIWIFIGAGAYVCGEETALIECLEGSRGEPRNRPPYPVNTGFNGQPSVVNNVETLASAACILGKGAEWWKTMGTEKSTGMKLFSVSGDCERPGVYEIQLGTSVAELLKTVGGENAKAVQVGGASGRCFPPSEFHRAIAYEDIPTGGGSLIVFGPQRDMLDVLENFMDFFVDESCGQCTPCRVGNVKILEGVRLLKEGKCSMSYLKELCALGETMQIASKCGLGQSSPNAFLSVVTHFRDEIMGRTFSHI, from the coding sequence ATGAGCCCCATCTCCACCTACTCCAGCGCCGTCCCCGAAGCAGGCCTCAAACGGGCCCTCGGCATGGGCCGTCCCGACATCATCCACGAGCTCAACCAGTCCGGGCTGAAGGGCCGCGGCGGGGCGGGTTTCCCCGTGGGCAGCAAGTGGAACTTCGCCGCTTCGGCCCAGTCCATCCGCAAATACATCATCTGCAACGCTGACGAGGGCGAGCCCGGCACCTTCAAGGACCGGGTGATCCTTCAGGAGCACGCCCACCTCGTCTTCGAGGGCATGACCATCGCCGCCCGTGCCGTGGGCGCCCGGGAGGGCATCCTCTTCCTCCGCGGCGAATACACCGACCTCAAGGAGCACCTGGAGGGCATCCTGGCCCTTCGCCGGGAGCAGAAGCTCCTCGGTCGCGACATCCAGGGCAGCGGCCTCGACTTCGACATCTGGATCTTCATCGGCGCCGGCGCCTACGTCTGCGGCGAGGAGACCGCCCTCATCGAGTGTCTCGAGGGCTCCCGCGGGGAGCCCCGGAACCGCCCCCCCTACCCCGTGAACACCGGCTTCAACGGACAGCCCTCCGTGGTGAACAACGTCGAGACCCTGGCCAGTGCCGCCTGCATCCTGGGCAAGGGCGCCGAATGGTGGAAGACCATGGGCACCGAGAAGTCCACGGGGATGAAACTCTTCAGCGTCTCCGGCGACTGCGAGCGCCCCGGTGTCTATGAAATCCAGTTGGGCACCAGCGTGGCCGAGCTCCTGAAGACCGTGGGCGGCGAGAACGCCAAGGCCGTCCAGGTGGGCGGCGCCTCCGGACGCTGCTTCCCCCCCTCCGAGTTCCACCGCGCCATCGCCTATGAGGACATCCCCACCGGCGGCGGCAGCCTGATCGTCTTCGGCCCCCAGCGCGACATGCTGGATGTACTGGAGAACTTCATGGACTTCTTCGTGGACGAGAGCTGCGGCCAGTGCACCCCCTGCCGCGTGGGCAACGTCAAAATCCTCGAGGGGGTCCGCCTCCTCAAGGAGGGCAAGTGCTCCATGTCGTATTTGAAGGAACTCTGCGCCCTGGGCGAGACCATGCAGATCGCCTCCAAGTGCGGCCTTGGCCAGAGCAGCCCCAACGCCTTCCTCTCCGTGGTCACCCACTTCCGGGACGAGATCATGGGCCGCACCTTCTCCCACATCTGA
- the nuoE gene encoding NADH-quinone oxidoreductase subunit NuoE, which yields MLMTTHDRLAQEIKDMAQKLGRNRSSLIPILQEVQKKHHRIGTYAMQVIADELSIHPVEVQSVVSFYAFLDSKPQGRFVIRLCRTISCDMNGKKRVARQLENDLGITFGETTKDRHFTLEWTNCMGLCDQGPAMLVNDRLYTKVTPEKVHEILEECRRSFGAHATERTEEHLA from the coding sequence ATGCTCATGACCACGCATGACCGCCTGGCGCAGGAGATCAAGGACATGGCCCAGAAGCTGGGCCGGAACCGCTCCTCGCTGATCCCCATCCTCCAGGAAGTCCAGAAGAAGCACCACCGCATCGGCACTTACGCCATGCAGGTGATCGCCGACGAGCTCAGCATCCACCCCGTGGAAGTCCAGAGCGTCGTCTCCTTCTACGCCTTCCTCGACAGCAAGCCCCAGGGCCGCTTCGTCATCCGCCTCTGCCGCACCATCAGCTGCGACATGAACGGCAAGAAGCGCGTAGCCCGGCAGCTTGAGAACGACCTGGGCATCACCTTCGGCGAGACCACCAAGGACCGCCACTTCACCCTCGAGTGGACCAACTGCATGGGACTCTGCGACCAGGGCCCCGCCATGCTGGTCAATGACCGGCTCTACACCAAGGTCACCCCCGAGAAGGTCCACGAAATCCTCGAGGAGTGCCGCCGGTCCTTCGGCGCCCACGCCACCGAACGTACGGAGGAGCACCTCGCATGA
- a CDS encoding response regulator — translation MSKILIVDDDPDIVEASQLILAREGHQIETASNRAEGLAKVESFCPDLMMLDVMMEQPDDGFVLAQELRRRGKTFPILMLTSVATASGLAFGRDNEMVPVDDFQEKPIEPATLVQKVAQLLSR, via the coding sequence ATGTCGAAGATCCTCATCGTCGACGACGATCCCGATATCGTCGAGGCCAGCCAGCTCATCCTCGCACGCGAGGGGCACCAGATCGAGACGGCCTCCAACCGCGCCGAGGGCCTGGCCAAAGTCGAGAGCTTCTGTCCCGACCTGATGATGCTCGACGTCATGATGGAGCAGCCCGATGACGGCTTCGTCCTGGCCCAGGAGCTGCGCCGCCGCGGGAAGACCTTCCCCATCCTCATGCTCACCAGCGTCGCCACGGCCTCCGGACTGGCCTTCGGCCGGGACAACGAGATGGTCCCCGTCGACGACTTCCAGGAAAAGCCCATCGAGCCCGCCACCCTCGTCCAGAAGGTGGCTCAGCTGCTGAGCCGATAG
- the thrA gene encoding bifunctional aspartate kinase/homoserine dehydrogenase I: MSSTVAPFRVMKFGGTSVGGAERMKVVVGLVGEALKDRRVCLVASAMSGVTDLLVQAVRPGGTASEGAAERFRVLHEKAVAELESELGAELQGLRSALDALVGECDRLLRGIMLLGECSPLVVASLSSLGERALCAILLALLKAKGLDPLYLDPRKYILAEGDPLQARPRPEAIAEAFRPVREGQARLCVMPGFFGGDEQGKIVSLGRGGSDYSGALAAAALEADLLEIWTDVDGIYSADPRVVSEGFSLPAVSFEEAMELAYFGAKVLHPKTIAPVRTRDIPVRVCNTFNPTHPGTLVQAHVPQPEGGVRGISFLKGMSMINVSGSGMAGVPGVAARLFEAMAVREISVVLIGQSSSELSICYCVQARDAEPARHAVEEAFKAEIASGLLDAVEVQDELAVLSIVGDGMQTKPGVAGTFFRALGEVDCNVVAIVQGPSERCISAVVREEDGQRAMNHVHRRFFDTKGVLEIALFGVGNVGGKLVEQIHEIRPRALEQGLDLRVIALASLDRMLVDPEGIDLSCWRQSLQASTVAPDVPALLASVKARRPLHPVFVDCTTAPDLAALYPQIFDSGMHVVCANKKANSSEYEFYRELRTRARRHQRRFLYETNVGAGLPVIDTLKNLVHTGDKVLRFEGILSGTLSLIVGLLSEGMPLSQAVKQAKDMGFTEPDPRDDLNGMDVARKVLILGREMGMPLELSDVKVEGLLPESFDASGSVPEFMARLTELDATFSEMLAKAAAEGLTYRYIGSITPEGCRVGLQTVAAEHPLAVIKGGENALSFLTERYQPHPMVIRGYGAGAAVTAAGVLSDILRLAPTGRA, translated from the coding sequence ATGTCGAGTACGGTCGCACCCTTCCGCGTGATGAAATTCGGCGGTACCAGCGTGGGGGGAGCCGAAAGGATGAAGGTGGTGGTCGGCCTGGTCGGCGAGGCTCTCAAGGATCGGCGGGTCTGTCTGGTGGCGTCGGCCATGTCCGGGGTGACAGACCTCCTGGTGCAGGCTGTCCGGCCTGGGGGCACCGCCTCCGAAGGGGCGGCGGAGCGATTCCGTGTGCTCCACGAGAAGGCCGTGGCCGAGCTGGAGTCCGAGCTGGGCGCAGAGCTCCAGGGGCTCCGGTCCGCGCTTGATGCCCTGGTGGGCGAGTGCGACCGTCTTCTCCGCGGGATCATGCTCCTGGGGGAGTGCTCCCCCCTGGTGGTGGCCAGCCTCTCCAGCCTGGGGGAGCGAGCCTTGTGCGCCATTCTGCTGGCCCTGCTGAAGGCCAAGGGGCTTGATCCTCTCTATCTCGATCCCCGGAAGTACATCCTGGCCGAGGGGGATCCCCTCCAGGCCAGGCCCCGCCCGGAGGCCATCGCAGAGGCCTTCCGCCCTGTTCGTGAGGGGCAGGCCCGGCTCTGCGTCATGCCCGGTTTCTTCGGTGGAGACGAGCAGGGCAAGATCGTCTCCCTGGGGCGCGGCGGTTCGGACTACAGTGGCGCCCTCGCCGCTGCGGCCCTGGAGGCGGACCTTCTGGAAATCTGGACGGATGTGGATGGTATCTACAGTGCCGATCCCCGGGTGGTCAGTGAAGGCTTCTCCCTGCCTGCCGTGAGCTTCGAGGAGGCCATGGAGCTGGCCTACTTCGGGGCCAAGGTGCTGCATCCCAAGACCATCGCCCCGGTCCGCACCCGGGACATCCCCGTGCGGGTGTGCAACACCTTCAACCCCACCCATCCGGGAACCCTGGTGCAGGCCCATGTGCCCCAGCCCGAGGGGGGGGTGCGGGGGATCTCCTTCCTCAAGGGGATGTCCATGATCAATGTCTCCGGCTCCGGCATGGCCGGGGTGCCCGGGGTGGCGGCGCGGCTCTTCGAGGCCATGGCCGTCCGGGAGATCTCCGTGGTCCTGATCGGCCAGAGCTCTTCGGAACTCTCCATCTGCTACTGCGTTCAGGCTCGGGATGCAGAGCCCGCCCGCCACGCCGTGGAGGAGGCCTTCAAGGCCGAGATCGCCTCGGGGCTGCTGGATGCGGTGGAAGTACAGGATGAACTGGCCGTGCTGAGCATCGTGGGTGACGGGATGCAGACCAAGCCCGGGGTGGCCGGGACCTTCTTCCGGGCCCTGGGAGAGGTGGACTGCAATGTGGTGGCCATCGTCCAGGGCCCCAGCGAGCGCTGCATCTCCGCTGTGGTCAGGGAGGAGGATGGCCAGCGGGCCATGAACCATGTCCACCGGCGCTTCTTCGACACCAAGGGCGTTCTGGAGATCGCCCTCTTCGGCGTGGGCAACGTGGGGGGCAAGCTGGTGGAACAGATCCACGAGATCCGGCCCCGGGCCCTGGAACAGGGTCTGGATCTGCGGGTCATCGCCCTGGCCTCCCTGGACCGCATGCTGGTCGATCCCGAGGGCATCGACCTCTCCTGCTGGCGGCAGTCTCTGCAGGCCTCCACAGTGGCCCCCGATGTGCCCGCCCTGCTGGCCTCGGTGAAGGCCCGCCGTCCCCTGCATCCCGTCTTCGTGGATTGCACCACGGCTCCTGATCTGGCAGCTCTCTACCCCCAGATCTTCGACAGTGGCATGCATGTGGTCTGCGCCAACAAGAAGGCCAACAGCAGCGAATACGAGTTCTACCGCGAGTTGCGCACCCGGGCCCGCCGTCACCAGCGCCGCTTCCTCTACGAGACCAATGTGGGCGCTGGCCTGCCGGTCATCGACACCCTGAAGAACCTGGTGCACACCGGGGACAAGGTCCTGCGCTTCGAGGGCATCCTCTCCGGCACCCTCTCCCTGATCGTCGGCCTCCTCAGCGAGGGCATGCCCCTCTCCCAGGCGGTCAAGCAGGCCAAGGACATGGGCTTCACCGAACCCGACCCCCGGGACGACCTCAATGGCATGGATGTGGCTCGCAAGGTCCTCATCCTCGGGCGCGAGATGGGCATGCCCCTGGAGCTCTCGGATGTGAAGGTCGAAGGGCTGCTGCCCGAGTCCTTCGATGCCAGCGGCTCGGTGCCCGAGTTCATGGCACGCCTCACGGAGCTGGACGCGACCTTCAGCGAGATGCTCGCCAAGGCTGCCGCTGAGGGGCTGACCTACCGCTACATCGGCTCCATCACGCCGGAAGGATGCCGGGTGGGCCTTCAGACGGTTGCCGCCGAGCACCCGCTGGCCGTCATCAAGGGGGGGGAGAATGCACTCTCCTTCCTCACCGAACGCTATCAGCCCCACCCCATGGTCATCCGGGGTTACGGCGCTGGGGCGGCGGTGACGGCGGCAGGCGTCCTCTCGGACATCCTGCGCCTCGCCCCCACCGGCCGGGCCTGA
- a CDS encoding homoserine kinase encodes MSQSVNESRTPLRAYAPASIGNFAAGLDLLGAALAPLDGSLLGDVVQVRAAASDTFRVEGPHAAALPADPASNLVLKTYGLYRTRMAELGLPCGPFELVLEKRLPLNSGMGSSACSIVATLAALQGVCGAPLGTDELLELAGRAEGVYSGGAHLDNAAPSLLGGLQLVTPAGVRALPWPEDLLLVLVHPDFELPTARSRAVLPAELPRKEALDFGANLAGFVLALHSGDRELLRACLRDPLAEPHRAALLPGFREAQAAARAAGALGCSFSGSGPSMFAVADTQEAAEGIRTALAGALPYPAQSWVCRVDARGARLL; translated from the coding sequence GTGTCCCAGTCCGTGAATGAATCGAGAACGCCCTTGAGGGCCTATGCTCCGGCCAGCATCGGCAACTTCGCCGCAGGGCTGGACCTCTTGGGTGCCGCCCTGGCCCCGCTGGACGGCAGCCTGCTGGGGGATGTGGTCCAGGTGAGAGCTGCCGCCTCGGACACCTTCAGGGTGGAGGGGCCCCATGCCGCCGCTCTTCCAGCTGATCCCGCCTCCAACCTGGTACTCAAGACCTACGGGCTCTACCGGACCCGCATGGCCGAGCTGGGCCTGCCCTGCGGGCCCTTCGAGCTGGTTCTGGAGAAGCGGCTCCCCCTCAACAGCGGCATGGGCTCCAGCGCCTGCTCCATCGTCGCCACCCTGGCGGCCCTGCAGGGTGTCTGCGGTGCACCCCTGGGGACCGATGAGCTGCTGGAGCTGGCAGGGCGGGCCGAAGGTGTCTACTCCGGGGGCGCCCACCTGGACAATGCCGCGCCCTCCCTCCTGGGAGGGCTCCAGCTGGTGACCCCCGCCGGGGTCCGGGCGCTGCCCTGGCCGGAGGATCTCCTCCTCGTCCTGGTCCATCCCGACTTCGAGCTGCCCACGGCCCGCAGCCGGGCTGTGCTTCCGGCGGAGCTGCCCCGGAAGGAGGCCCTGGACTTCGGTGCCAACCTGGCGGGTTTCGTCCTGGCGCTCCATAGTGGAGATCGTGAGCTGCTCCGGGCCTGCCTGCGCGACCCCCTCGCAGAGCCCCACCGGGCTGCCCTCCTGCCCGGCTTCCGGGAGGCCCAGGCTGCTGCCCGGGCTGCGGGGGCTCTGGGTTGCTCCTTTTCGGGGTCGGGGCCCTCGATGTTCGCGGTGGCGGATACCCAGGAGGCTGCGGAGGGGATCCGGACGGCCCTGGCCGGGGCCCTGCCGTACCCGGCCCAATCCTGGGTCTGCCGCGTGGATGCGCGGGGCGCAAGGCTCCTCTGA
- the asd gene encoding aspartate-semialdehyde dehydrogenase yields MKKVGIIGWRGMVGSVLMERMTTEKDFDGSFEPIFFSTSQVGAQGPAFTSAPLADANSVEALSGMDIIVTCQGGDYTSEIHPRLRAAGWQGIWIDAASTLRMKDNSIIVLDPVNRKVIDEGLAKGVKDFVGGNCTVSLMLMALGGLYEKGLVEWMTAMTYQAASGAGARNMRELVRQMKAIGAVDPSLLDDRSAILDLDRAVNGVIRSDAFPTENFGAPLAGCIIPWIDKAWENGQTKEEWKGFAETNKILQTTKPIPVDGQCVRIGAMRCHSQALTLKLTQDIPLDEIISTIKAHNPWVKVVENTKEATLKELSPAAVSGTLTVPVGRIRKMNLGPEYITCFTVGDQLLWGAAEPVRRMLLIALGSGKI; encoded by the coding sequence ATGAAGAAGGTCGGCATCATCGGTTGGCGCGGCATGGTCGGGTCGGTGCTCATGGAGCGCATGACCACCGAGAAAGACTTCGACGGTTCCTTCGAGCCCATCTTCTTCTCCACCTCCCAGGTGGGTGCCCAAGGCCCGGCCTTCACCTCCGCTCCCCTGGCGGACGCCAACAGCGTCGAGGCTCTCAGTGGCATGGACATCATTGTCACCTGCCAGGGCGGCGACTACACCTCGGAAATCCACCCCAGGCTCAGGGCTGCGGGCTGGCAGGGCATCTGGATCGATGCGGCCTCCACCCTGCGTATGAAGGACAACTCCATCATTGTGCTGGACCCCGTGAACCGGAAGGTCATCGACGAGGGTCTGGCCAAGGGTGTCAAGGACTTCGTGGGGGGCAACTGCACCGTGAGTCTCATGCTCATGGCCCTGGGTGGCCTCTATGAGAAGGGGCTGGTCGAGTGGATGACCGCCATGACCTACCAGGCTGCCTCCGGGGCCGGGGCCCGCAACATGCGCGAGCTGGTGCGCCAGATGAAGGCCATCGGCGCCGTGGATCCCAGCCTGCTGGATGACCGGAGCGCCATCCTGGACCTGGACCGGGCTGTCAACGGGGTGATCCGCTCTGACGCCTTCCCCACCGAGAACTTCGGCGCCCCCCTGGCGGGCTGCATCATCCCCTGGATCGACAAGGCCTGGGAGAACGGCCAGACCAAGGAGGAGTGGAAGGGCTTCGCCGAGACCAACAAGATCCTCCAGACCACCAAGCCCATCCCCGTGGATGGCCAGTGTGTGCGCATCGGCGCCATGCGCTGCCACAGCCAGGCTCTGACCCTGAAGCTCACGCAGGACATCCCCCTGGACGAGATCATCTCGACCATCAAGGCCCACAACCCCTGGGTCAAGGTGGTGGAGAACACCAAGGAGGCCACCCTCAAGGAGCTGAGCCCCGCCGCCGTCAGCGGCACCCTCACGGTGCCCGTGGGCCGCATCCGCAAGATGAACCTGGGGCCCGAGTACATCACCTGCTTCACCGTGGGCGACCAGCTCCTCTGGGGTGCCGCCGAGCCCGTGCGCCGCATGCTCCTCATCGCCCTGGGATCCGGCAAGATCTGA
- a CDS encoding PepSY-associated TM helix domain-containing protein has product MTPERPGPSRLHRLSRTLHEWLGLVSSLLICIIAISGIYLNHRELFNGGQSRGPESHQASGPQGPRPEGTPESGHEGAHQGRPDALQPEGHHQGQPQGALQASREHGRPGGWSLTTESLTRSDTFPRLLQAVDQAWGQGVPLESIILRRDGRGLVWRIRSTQGAELHLDHRTLQVVANRPASGGGMNLGKLMHDLHSGQIAGTTGKLIVDLVGLVLVALSLTGWVLWLRPRLLRRRLRKAL; this is encoded by the coding sequence ATGACCCCAGAACGCCCCGGTCCCTCCCGCCTCCATCGCCTCTCCCGCACCCTCCATGAGTGGCTGGGTCTCGTCTCTTCCCTCCTGATCTGCATCATCGCCATCTCCGGAATCTATTTGAATCATCGTGAGCTCTTCAATGGGGGTCAGAGCCGCGGCCCGGAAAGCCATCAGGCCTCCGGGCCCCAGGGCCCCCGACCGGAGGGCACGCCGGAATCCGGCCATGAAGGTGCCCACCAGGGGCGGCCCGATGCCCTGCAGCCCGAAGGTCACCACCAAGGCCAGCCTCAGGGCGCTCTGCAGGCATCCCGCGAACACGGGCGGCCTGGTGGCTGGAGCCTTACCACAGAGAGCCTCACCCGCAGCGATACCTTCCCCCGCCTCCTTCAGGCAGTGGACCAGGCTTGGGGACAGGGCGTGCCCCTGGAGAGCATCATCCTGCGCCGGGATGGCCGCGGCCTGGTGTGGCGCATCCGCAGCACCCAGGGCGCCGAACTCCACCTGGACCACCGCACCCTCCAAGTGGTGGCCAACCGCCCCGCCAGCGGGGGAGGTATGAATCTGGGCAAGCTGATGCACGACCTCCACAGCGGCCAGATCGCGGGCACCACCGGCAAGCTCATCGTGGACCTGGTGGGGCTGGTGCTGGTGGCCCTGAGCCTTACGGGCTGGGTGCTGTGGCTCCGGCCCCGCCTCCTCCGTCGACGACTGCGCAAGGCCCTCTGA
- a CDS encoding PepSY-associated TM helix domain-containing protein, with product MVSLVRPRTQRAARWIHSWSGILCGLILFLIFTAGTLTLYADALNRWSQPAATPRPVDTPAQVQAFAEAIHRSHPELKGCFSLVLPTQEEPNTGAYWLDSARGRWVFTDREALARHKAPGGQTGLGEFLNELHHNLGLGQRGALFLGAICLLYALAVLTGVLIHLPRGRQMLTIARQQGPRRLWGDLHAVLGFISLPFHLIFALTGALFCFFMVLVMAYDRPAFHGHLSSHLDAILGTATPEPSGQPGPPLSMEALQGAARQAAPGLEPRYLRLSHYGDATGSAQVMGYGHGQVGIFGVLSLDLSTGRPLEIQTPGHRDTNHAVMSTLYGLHFGHWGGPLVRALYFLLGLLGALILLAGQVVWVAARWKRPGGAGQARFMARLTVGFCGGVILGVAVAFPASRLGMNALPWAFWGTLGLSVLGCLVGSLKTRVRLISLLATVFLFLAALLRNQGLPQVSAGTALAGLLILILRHRMSIAIRDPWA from the coding sequence ATGGTTTCGTTAGTGCGGCCCCGGACCCAGCGGGCGGCCCGGTGGATCCACAGCTGGAGCGGTATCCTCTGCGGGCTGATCCTCTTCCTGATCTTCACAGCCGGCACCCTGACCCTCTATGCCGATGCCCTCAACCGCTGGTCCCAGCCCGCAGCCACCCCCCGACCGGTGGACACCCCGGCTCAGGTGCAGGCCTTCGCCGAGGCCATCCACCGGAGCCATCCGGAGCTGAAGGGGTGCTTCTCCCTGGTGCTGCCCACCCAGGAAGAACCCAACACAGGAGCCTATTGGCTCGACAGCGCCCGGGGACGCTGGGTCTTCACCGACCGGGAGGCCCTGGCCCGCCACAAAGCCCCCGGCGGCCAGACGGGCCTCGGGGAGTTCCTCAATGAGCTCCACCACAACCTGGGCCTGGGGCAGCGCGGGGCCCTCTTTCTGGGGGCCATCTGCCTGCTCTATGCCCTCGCTGTCCTCACAGGAGTCCTTATCCACCTGCCCCGGGGACGGCAAATGCTGACCATCGCCCGACAGCAAGGCCCCCGCCGCCTCTGGGGTGATCTCCACGCAGTCCTGGGGTTCATCTCACTGCCGTTCCACCTGATCTTCGCCCTCACTGGGGCCCTCTTCTGCTTCTTCATGGTCCTCGTGATGGCCTATGATCGCCCCGCCTTCCATGGCCACCTCAGCTCCCACCTGGATGCCATCCTGGGCACCGCCACCCCTGAACCCTCCGGACAGCCCGGCCCCCCCCTGAGCATGGAGGCCCTCCAGGGGGCTGCCCGCCAGGCAGCCCCCGGCCTGGAACCCCGGTACCTGCGTCTGAGCCACTACGGGGACGCCACCGGGTCCGCCCAGGTCATGGGCTACGGCCACGGTCAGGTGGGCATCTTCGGGGTCCTGTCCCTGGACCTGAGCACAGGCCGCCCTCTCGAAATCCAGACCCCCGGTCACCGGGACACCAACCACGCGGTCATGTCCACCCTCTACGGCCTCCACTTCGGGCACTGGGGCGGCCCCCTGGTGCGCGCCCTCTACTTCCTCCTCGGACTCCTGGGTGCCCTGATCCTCCTGGCGGGCCAAGTGGTCTGGGTCGCGGCGCGCTGGAAGCGCCCTGGAGGCGCAGGTCAAGCCCGCTTCATGGCCAGACTCACCGTGGGATTCTGCGGTGGGGTGATCCTGGGGGTGGCCGTGGCCTTTCCGGCTTCCCGACTGGGTATGAACGCCCTGCCCTGGGCCTTCTGGGGGACCCTGGGTCTCTCAGTGCTCGGCTGCCTGGTGGGCTCCCTGAAGACGCGGGTCCGGCTCATCTCCCTGCTGGCGACCGTATTCCTGTTCCTGGCAGCCCTTCTCCGTAATCAGGGGTTGCCCCAGGTTTCCGCGGGCACGGCTCTGGCTGGCTTACTGATCCTGATCCTGAGACACCGGATGTCCATCGCCATCCGGGATCCATGGGCCTGA
- a CDS encoding energy transducer TonB — MHAPHPISLLPTPDLTISDTHRRSRRPVALGGTVLITLGLGGLFAWVANRPVALAPRPKTSAMAIIGLTEPDSGPSAPWSAPAPRTAAPQAPETPPAPQDQVPEETPQTLPTQPAAPQAPAVTGVATGTSGSPNPGPVHPSTSPGRGGGSGAVPPRFDADYLKNPAPRYPARSRRFREEGQVLLRVLVSPEGQALQVELRVSSGFPSLDQEALSTVQQWRFQPARLGQDPVSAWVLVPIVFSLHG, encoded by the coding sequence ATGCATGCCCCCCACCCCATCTCTCTGCTGCCTACCCCGGACCTGACGATCTCCGATACCCATCGGCGGAGTCGGCGTCCCGTTGCCCTGGGTGGCACCGTCCTGATCACCCTGGGTCTGGGCGGTCTGTTTGCCTGGGTGGCCAATCGCCCGGTAGCCTTGGCACCCAGACCCAAGACCTCAGCCATGGCCATCATCGGCCTCACGGAGCCGGATTCCGGCCCCTCCGCGCCCTGGAGTGCCCCTGCTCCCAGGACAGCGGCGCCCCAGGCTCCCGAAACGCCCCCAGCTCCCCAGGATCAAGTTCCCGAGGAGACCCCCCAGACCCTCCCCACCCAACCCGCTGCGCCCCAGGCTCCGGCCGTGACGGGCGTGGCCACCGGCACCAGCGGATCTCCCAACCCTGGCCCGGTCCATCCGTCCACCAGCCCCGGCAGAGGGGGGGGTTCGGGAGCCGTCCCTCCACGCTTTGACGCGGATTACCTGAAGAACCCCGCCCCCCGGTACCCCGCTCGCTCCCGACGATTCAGGGAAGAAGGTCAAGTTCTGCTCCGAGTGCTCGTCTCCCCGGAAGGGCAGGCCCTCCAGGTCGAACTCCGGGTCAGCAGCGGGTTTCCCTCCCTGGACCAGGAGGCCCTGAGCACCGTGCAGCAATGGCGCTTCCAGCCAGCCCGTCTGGGGCAGGACCCCGTCTCAGCATGGGTGCTGGTCCCTATCGTCTTCTCGCTGCACGGTTGA